The Fusobacterium necrophorum subsp. necrophorum genome has a window encoding:
- a CDS encoding electron transfer flavoprotein subunit beta/FixA family protein, whose product MKIIVCMKQVPDTTEVRLDPKTNTLIREGVPSIINPDDKSGLEMALRLKDQYNAHVTVLTMGPPQADLALREALAMGADEAILLTDRAFGGADTWATSCTLAGALKKLHYDLIITGRQAIDGDTAQVGPQLAEHLHLPQVSYVEEVQKNGDTLIVKRQFEDRYHKIEIKMPCVITALSELAQPRYMSVGGIFDAYQKEITVWGLHDIEENINLEHIGLKGSPTKVKKSYPKQGKGAGTLLKGMTAEEIAQAILAKLKEKYII is encoded by the coding sequence ATGAAAATAATAGTTTGTATGAAGCAAGTACCCGATACGACAGAAGTGAGATTAGACCCAAAAACAAATACTTTAATCAGAGAAGGAGTTCCGAGCATCATAAATCCGGATGATAAATCAGGATTGGAAATGGCATTGCGATTGAAAGACCAGTACAATGCGCATGTAACTGTTTTGACCATGGGACCTCCACAAGCAGATTTAGCATTAAGAGAAGCTTTGGCGATGGGAGCAGACGAAGCAATTTTACTCACAGATAGAGCCTTTGGAGGAGCAGATACTTGGGCCACTTCCTGTACCTTGGCAGGAGCTTTAAAGAAGCTCCACTATGATTTAATCATTACGGGAAGACAGGCTATTGATGGAGATACCGCCCAAGTGGGTCCACAGTTGGCAGAACATCTACATTTGCCTCAAGTCAGTTATGTGGAAGAGGTTCAAAAAAATGGTGATACTCTCATTGTAAAAAGACAATTTGAAGACAGATACCACAAAATTGAAATCAAAATGCCCTGTGTGATTACAGCCCTATCAGAGTTGGCACAGCCAAGATATATGTCGGTCGGAGGTATTTTTGATGCCTATCAGAAAGAAATAACCGTATGGGGACTTCATGATATTGAGGAAAATATCAATTTGGAACATATAGGTTTGAAAGGCTCCCCTACAAAAGTGAAAAAATCCTATCCAAAACAAGGGAAGGGAGCAGGAACTCTATTAAAGGGAATGACGGCAGAAGAAATTGCTCAGGCTATTTTAGCAAAATTAAAAGAAAAATATATTATCTAA
- a CDS encoding 2-hydroxyacyl-CoA dehydratase family protein, with the protein MEEKKSAVQVVNGLLAQSYKDAWDAKAKGIPVGWSASVFPQELVECFGLPLCFPENQAAGLAAKRESLKLQEIAESKGYSIDLCAYARTNFGFLESGSENINMPKPDFVCCCNNICSMIVKWYENLAKELNIPLIMIDTPFNNEYEVSERRIKYFVGQFQHGIKQLEEISGKKFDPKKLEEVMAISSENGKLWKESMQLSKDVYPSPMNGFDLFTYMAMIVCYRGKKETTEAFKLLIEELKENARTGKTTFKGKEKYRIMMEGIPCWPYIGYKMKTLAKYGVNMTGSVYPYAWALVYEKNDLEGLARAYSSMFNNVNLERMVEYREQALADGNCVGALYHMNRSCKLMSFIQYEMARRVAEDTKLPYSGFAGDQADPRGFSEAQFETRLQGFLEIMEQHKEAKND; encoded by the coding sequence ATGGAAGAAAAGAAAAGTGCAGTTCAGGTAGTGAATGGTTTATTGGCACAGTCATATAAAGATGCATGGGATGCAAAAGCGAAGGGAATCCCTGTTGGTTGGTCCGCCTCCGTCTTCCCGCAGGAGCTTGTGGAATGTTTCGGCTTACCGCTTTGTTTTCCGGAAAATCAAGCAGCAGGGCTTGCCGCAAAAAGAGAATCTTTAAAATTACAGGAAATTGCAGAAAGTAAAGGGTACTCTATCGATTTGTGTGCCTATGCAAGAACAAATTTCGGTTTTTTAGAAAGCGGTTCGGAGAATATCAATATGCCGAAACCCGACTTCGTATGTTGTTGTAATAATATATGCAGTATGATTGTAAAATGGTATGAAAATCTTGCAAAAGAATTGAATATTCCTCTGATTATGATAGATACTCCTTTTAATAACGAATATGAAGTCTCCGAAAGAAGAATTAAATATTTTGTGGGACAATTTCAACATGGAATCAAACAATTGGAAGAAATTTCAGGAAAAAAATTTGATCCTAAAAAATTGGAAGAAGTCATGGCGATATCCTCTGAAAATGGAAAGCTGTGGAAAGAATCCATGCAGCTCTCCAAAGATGTCTATCCTTCTCCAATGAATGGCTTCGATTTATTTACCTATATGGCAATGATTGTTTGTTATAGAGGAAAAAAAGAAACCACGGAAGCTTTCAAGCTTTTAATTGAAGAACTGAAAGAAAATGCCAGAACAGGAAAAACAACATTTAAAGGGAAAGAAAAGTATCGAATCATGATGGAAGGAATCCCATGCTGGCCTTATATCGGCTATAAAATGAAGACTCTGGCAAAGTACGGAGTAAACATGACAGGAAGTGTATATCCCTACGCTTGGGCATTGGTATATGAAAAAAATGATTTGGAAGGTTTGGCAAGAGCTTACAGTTCCATGTTTAACAATGTCAATCTTGAAAGAATGGTGGAATACAGAGAACAGGCATTGGCAGATGGAAATTGTGTGGGGGCACTATACCATATGAACAGAAGCTGTAAACTTATGAGTTTTATCCAATATGAAATGGCAAGAAGAGTGGCCGAAGATACAAAATTACCATATTCGGGCTTTGCCGGAGATCAGGCTGATCCGAGAGGCTTCTCAGAAGCACAATTTGAAACAAGACTTCAAGGTTTTCTTGAAATAATGGAACAACATAAGGAGGCAAAAAATGATTAA
- a CDS encoding CoA transferase, with product MNKEQNMLEGLKVIEFANFVAGPCCGRLLADWGADVIKIEPSFGDTMRIVGMQWCSPIDEVENPLFENENAGKKGIVIDANTKEGQEVIYDLVRNADIFLTNTRQKALVKSKLDYQTMKEINPKIIYGHLLGYGEKGPAKDTPAFDYTAYFARGGVALGLMEKGTSPCNTAAAFGDHYAGMSLAAGILAAIHRRDRIGVGEKVKVALFHTAVFGMGLPIVSSQYGYEMPITRRMPPNPINTTFKTQDDEWIQIAFFQYEKWFPNFCNLVIDRPDLIGGKFSTLKGGIANSEEFIPILEDIFIQKPVSEWMKRLAEAGIPFEKLQTPGEVLKDEQCWANDYLFKHTYENGHEGILYNTPVLFEEYGRKKFVRAPKLGEHTEESLKKIGYGKEKIDSLKEKKIIA from the coding sequence ATGAATAAAGAACAAAACATGCTGGAAGGATTAAAAGTAATCGAGTTTGCAAATTTTGTTGCAGGACCATGTTGTGGAAGATTGTTGGCAGATTGGGGAGCAGATGTCATAAAAATCGAACCTTCGTTTGGAGATACGATGAGAATTGTCGGAATGCAATGGTGTTCTCCTATTGACGAAGTAGAAAATCCGCTTTTTGAAAATGAAAATGCCGGAAAAAAAGGAATTGTCATAGATGCCAACACAAAAGAAGGGCAGGAAGTAATCTATGATTTAGTAAGGAATGCGGATATATTCTTGACAAATACCAGACAAAAAGCTCTGGTAAAATCAAAACTTGATTATCAAACAATGAAGGAAATAAATCCCAAAATTATCTATGGGCACTTACTTGGATATGGAGAAAAAGGTCCGGCGAAGGATACTCCTGCCTTTGACTATACAGCCTACTTTGCCAGAGGAGGAGTTGCCTTAGGCCTTATGGAAAAAGGAACTTCCCCTTGTAACACGGCAGCAGCTTTTGGAGATCACTATGCCGGAATGAGTTTAGCAGCCGGAATATTGGCAGCAATCCATAGAAGAGACAGAATAGGAGTTGGAGAAAAAGTAAAGGTAGCATTATTTCATACAGCCGTATTCGGAATGGGGCTTCCCATTGTAAGTTCTCAATACGGATATGAAATGCCTATCACAAGACGTATGCCGCCGAATCCTATCAATACCACTTTTAAAACGCAGGATGATGAATGGATTCAAATTGCCTTTTTCCAATATGAGAAATGGTTCCCGAATTTCTGTAATCTTGTCATTGATAGACCTGATTTGATTGGAGGAAAATTTTCGACACTAAAAGGAGGAATTGCCAATTCAGAAGAATTTATTCCGATACTGGAGGATATTTTTATTCAAAAGCCGGTATCCGAATGGATGAAACGTTTAGCAGAAGCAGGAATTCCATTTGAAAAATTACAAACTCCCGGAGAGGTATTGAAGGATGAACAATGTTGGGCAAATGACTATTTGTTCAAACATACCTATGAAAATGGACACGAGGGAATTTTATACAATACTCCGGTGCTATTTGAAGAATATGGTAGGAAAAAGTTTGTCAGAGCACCAAAATTAGGAGAACATACAGAAGAAAGTCTAAAGAAAATAGGATATGGAAAAGAAAAGATTGACAGCTTAAAAGAAAAAAAGATAATCGCCTAG
- a CDS encoding electron transfer flavoprotein subunit alpha/FixB family protein: protein MSRDVFVFIEQRDGELQKVGIELLGKSKELAETLGQKVVAMLVGANIKSKAETLIHHGADKVIVIENEMLQEYVTEPYAKAIYTIIKKYNPEIVLYGASSIGRDLAPRLAARLHTGLTADCTALEIDENTRHLMMTRPAFGGNLMATILCENHRPQMATVRPGVMKALDADMKAQGEIIEENVKFTETDMNIVLKEVIKRESKRKDITEAAVLVSGGRGIGAPENFNLLQELADLLGAEVSASRATVDAGWISKDRQVGQTGKTVRPQAYFALGISGAIQHLAGMEESECIIAVNRDEEAPIFKVADLGIVGDVNTVIPKLIECLKKEKQEKEKINGVYF from the coding sequence ATGAGTAGAGATGTATTTGTATTCATAGAACAAAGAGACGGAGAATTGCAGAAAGTAGGAATAGAATTATTAGGAAAGTCCAAGGAATTGGCAGAAACATTAGGACAAAAAGTGGTAGCTATGTTAGTCGGAGCAAATATCAAATCCAAAGCGGAAACTCTAATTCATCATGGTGCCGATAAAGTAATTGTTATAGAAAATGAGATGTTACAAGAATATGTCACAGAACCCTATGCCAAAGCAATCTATACCATTATAAAAAAATATAATCCGGAAATTGTATTGTACGGAGCGAGTTCCATCGGAAGAGATTTAGCTCCCAGATTGGCCGCAAGACTTCATACAGGATTGACCGCAGATTGTACAGCTCTTGAAATTGATGAAAATACGAGACATCTTATGATGACCAGACCGGCTTTTGGAGGAAATCTGATGGCAACCATATTATGTGAAAATCATAGACCGCAAATGGCAACAGTAAGACCGGGGGTCATGAAGGCATTGGATGCCGATATGAAGGCACAAGGGGAAATTATTGAAGAAAATGTGAAATTTACAGAAACCGATATGAATATTGTCCTAAAGGAAGTCATAAAACGGGAAAGTAAACGAAAAGATATTACAGAAGCAGCTGTATTGGTTTCAGGAGGAAGAGGAATTGGAGCTCCGGAGAACTTCAATCTGTTGCAAGAATTGGCTGATTTGTTAGGAGCTGAGGTATCAGCTTCCAGAGCAACCGTAGATGCAGGTTGGATCTCCAAGGATAGACAAGTTGGCCAAACAGGAAAAACAGTAAGACCCCAAGCTTATTTTGCACTTGGTATCAGTGGAGCGATTCAGCATTTAGCAGGAATGGAAGAATCAGAATGTATTATTGCCGTGAATCGAGATGAAGAAGCCCCTATTTTTAAAGTAGCTGATCTGGGGATTGTCGGAGATGTCAATACTGTTATCCCAAAACTGATAGAATGTTTAAAAAAAGAAAAGCAAGAAAAAGAAAAAATAAATGGAGTGTATTTCTAG